The genomic interval TACGACGCCCTCGTCCGCTACTCGCCGGACGGGACCAAAGTCGAGCCGAAGTACGCCGCGAGCGTGACACCGTCCAAGGATTTCACGATGTGGACGGTGAGGCTGCGCAAGGGCGCTAAGTGGTCGGACGGCAGCCCGTTCACCGCGGACGATATCATGTTCTGGTACAACGACGTGCTCCTGAGCAAGGACCTCACCCCGGCGCTGCCCGTCTGGATGAAGAACCACGATGGCTCACCGGTCGCGGTCCAGCGCGTGGACGATATCACGGTCCGCTGGACGTACAAGGACCCGAGCACCACCTTCATGATGGAGCTCGCCAACAAGGACAGCGGCGATCGTCAGAACGCGTGTTTTCTCCCGTCCCGATATCTCAAGCAGTTCCACACCAAGTACGCGGACAAGGCGAAGCTGGATCAGATGGTCGCCGCGGCCAAGTTCAAGACGTGGGTGGAGCTCTTTAACGCCAGAGCGCAACCGCCGGAGAACCCCGAGCGCCCGGTGATGTCGGCATGGGTACCGGCGACGCGTATCAGTGACCAGTTGTTCGTGCTGCGCCGCAACCCCTACTACGTCGGCGTGGATAAGGCGGGGAACCAACTGCCGTATATCGACACGGTCCAATTCAAATTCTTTGCCGACATCCAGTCCCTCAACCTCGCCGCGATCGCCGGCCAGCTGGATGAGCAGGAGCGGCACATCGTCCTCGGCAACTACCCGGTGCTTAAGGAGCACGAGAAGGACGGCAAGTACCGCGTCATCCTCTGGCAGGGCTTCGGCGGCGCCGACGCCGACGTCACGTTCAACGAGACGTACACGAAGGACCCCGACCTCGGCCGCCTGCTCCAGAACCGGGACTTCCGCATCGCCATGTCGTATGCGATCAACCGAAACCAGATCAAGGAGTCCGCGTTCCTTGGCCTTGGGGAAGCCCGCCAGCCGGTTGCCGCGCCGTGGTCGCCGTACTACCCTGGCAATCTCTACGCCCGGAAGTACACGGAGTACCGGCCGGACGAGGCCAACCGCATCCTCGATCGGATCGGGCTGGATAAAAAGGACGGTGAGGGCTTCCGCCTCTTCCCGGGCGGCAACCGCCGCGTCACCATCGAGCTCTCCGT from bacterium carries:
- a CDS encoding ABC transporter substrate-binding protein; the protein is MRQKLLNGTPHCVMLLMAVLLALGVGTQVPTPPPVLAQASKYKEAPMLAALVKAGKLPPVAQRLPEDPLVVDTIEGIGQYGGVWRRGFLGPGDFNNYHRIVYDALVRYSPDGTKVEPKYAASVTPSKDFTMWTVRLRKGAKWSDGSPFTADDIMFWYNDVLLSKDLTPALPVWMKNHDGSPVAVQRVDDITVRWTYKDPSTTFMMELANKDSGDRQNACFLPSRYLKQFHTKYADKAKLDQMVAAAKFKTWVELFNARAQPPENPERPVMSAWVPATRISDQLFVLRRNPYYVGVDKAGNQLPYIDTVQFKFFADIQSLNLAAIAGQLDEQERHIVLGNYPVLKEHEKDGKYRVILWQGFGGADADVTFNETYTKDPDLGRLLQNRDFRIAMSYAINRNQIKESAFLGLGEARQPVAAPWSPYYPGNLYARKYTEYRPDEANRILDRIGLDKKDGEGFRLFPGGNRRVTIELSVVPAFGPWPDVAQLIAKDWERVGIKIIVQVRDRALHFQMRQSNDLQAEIWNQDTAGFPFTGTPKYDPRTILYGTITIGPLWKQWYDTGGKEGAEPPAPVKRLVELIDRAKTADPKEQARDAQEIFKIWVDNVFEIGTIGLTPMDQGVVVVNAHMHNVPTKLGKDWPLRTPGNARTEQFYYK